In Kwoniella newhampshirensis strain CBS 13917 chromosome 4, whole genome shotgun sequence, one DNA window encodes the following:
- a CDS encoding pre-mRNA-processing protein 45 produces MAALARALPAPLHNPMPEYEDVPTPSSAPAPVAVGPSIPRYGSRKGWKPKSAIDFNGGGAYPECHVAQYPLDMGKKKTGAGTTLALQVDQDGLVRYDAIAQHGRAVGSKVQSSFKDLVPLANRADVSEKERAMERPDDAAINETAERTRLALERITHGKIKAAQPKHVPKTNNDSTYIRYTPANQNAGEGKQRIIKMTEVQEDPLEPARFKHKKIPRGPDEPPPPVLQSPPRPATAQDQKDWMIPPCISNWKNNKGYTIPLDKRLAADGRGLQDVHINDNFAKFSEALYVADRHAREEVRARAQMQQLLAQKEKAQKEENLRLLAQRAREERSGLATPSIAGGSSSAAAGGPPKELGVGLAGYGSDSDEDSEEYDEDSDDEEAIREREQVRAEKRKEREKEMRMSNMGSEMRAKMLAKEANRDISEKIALGIAKPTQSKETLLDSRLFNREALSTTFASEDSYNLYDKPLFQGSSAAAAIYKAAGNSSAGNDESFGGGTEEGIKAEMSKDRFALGNATRGFEGAEGGEAREGPVQFEKDTVLALDGSADPFGVEQFMDAARRGGKRTAEDRDEEKRKRLRDE; encoded by the exons ATGGCAGCTTTAGCTCG CGCCCTTCCGGCCCCTCTTCACAACCCTATGCCGGAGTACGAAGATGTGCCCACGCCATCTTCAGCTCCAGCTCCGGTCGCCGTCGGTCCTTCAATCCCCAGATATGGAAGTAGAAAAGGATGGAAGCCCAAAAGTGCGATAGATTTCAATGGAGGCGGTGCTTATCCCGAG TGTCATGTCGCTCAATATCCTTTGGACatgggaaagaagaag ACCGGCGCGGGGACGACTTTGGCTTTGCAAGTTGATCAAGACGGGTTGGTGAGGTATGATGCAATTGCTCAACATGGAAGAGCCGTCGGATCGAAAGTCCAGTCAAGCTTCAAGG ATCTCGTCCCACTTGCGAACCGAGCGGATGTCTctgagaaggaaagagcgATGGAACGACCGGATGACGCTGCCATTAATGAGACTGCTGAACGTACTCGGCTCGCATTGGAGCGTATTACCCATGGCAAGATCAAGGCTGCTCAACCGAAACACGTCCCCAAGACAAACAACGATTCTACCTACATTCGATACACGCCTGCGAACCAAAATGCCGGAGAGGGGAAACAGAGGATCATCAAGATGACAGAAGTCCAAGAAGATCCATTGGAACCTGCTCGATTCAAGCATAAGAAGATACCTCGAGGTCCTGACGAACCCCCTCCCCCCGTCCTTCAATCTCCACCCAGACCTGCTACCGCTCAAGATCAGAAAGATTGGATGATCCCGCCATGTATCTCCAACTGGAAGAACAACAAGGGTTACACCATTCCTCTCGATAAGCGACTCGCAGcagacggaagaggattGCAAGACGTCCATATCAATGACAATTTTGCCAAATTCTCAGAAGCACTCTATGTCGCTGATCGACATGCTCGAGAGGAAGTCCGAGCCAGAGCGCAGATGCAACAGCTTCTCGctcagaaggagaaggctcagaaggaggaaaatTTGCGATTACTCGCTCAACGAGCacgagaagaacgaagTGGTCTGGCTACCCCTTCGATTGCGGGTGGGTCTTCTTCGGCGGCAGCTGGTGGACCTCCCAAGGAGCTTGGAGTCGGCTTGGCTGGATACGGTAGTGATAGCGATGAAGACTCGGAGGAGTATGACGAGGAcagtgatgacgaggaggccatcagagagagagaacaggtcagagcggagaagaggaaggagagagagaaggagatgagaatgTCTAACATGGGCTCAGAGATGAGGGCGAAGATGCTGGCCAA GGAGGCCAACCGAGATATCTCCGAGAAGATCGCTTTGGGCATTGCCAAACCAACTCAGAGCAAAGAGACACTTCTCGATTCCCGACTCTTCAACCGAGAAGCATTGTCCACAACGTTCGCATCCGAAGACTCGTACAATCTATACGATAAACCCCTGTTCCAAGGTTCTTCGGCCGCTGCAGCGATCTACAAAGCTGCTGGAAACTCTTCTGCCGGGAACGACGAATCTTTCGGAGGTGGTACCGAAGAAGGTATCAAAGCTGAGATGTCGAAGGATCGATTCGCGTTGGGTAATGCGACAAGAGGATTCGAAGGTGCcgaaggtggtgaagcgagagaaggtCCTGTTCAATTCGAAAAGGATACAGTGCTCGCTTTGGATGGAAGTGCGGATCCATTCGGTGTGGAACAATTCATGGACGCAgcgagaaggggagggaaGCGAACGGCCGAGGAtagagatgaagagaagaggaagagattgagagatgagTAA